The Paenibacillus sp. RUD330 genome has a segment encoding these proteins:
- a CDS encoding AarF/ABC1/UbiB kinase family protein translates to MLGRRIRHLQRYREILLAFARNGFGYFVRELGLLKLIPHWRTVEEPSHTAARTTGERIRSFLQELGPAFVKLGQIASTRHDLLPADIVEELRQLQDKVPPFSFEEARRVIEEELGAPLESVFLEFGREPVAAASIGQVHHARLLSGEEVAVKIQRPGIRKIVDTDLEILLDLARIAENRLHWAAQYQAAELVEELAASLAAELDYTLEGRSAERIAAQFKDNPRVRVPAIYWDLSSKRVLTMEFMRGIQLHDRARLRREGYELKVIAESVAGVILEQIFVSGLFHADPHPGNILVMECPEAAPGKPAPEADKQKPVIGLLDFGMTGRLTPGMKGHFASLVIALRRQSTDGVIKAIDEMGLIPEDADWRELRRDVDKLREKYYQVPFSEISLGESVTDLFHVSYKHRIRMPSDFMLLGKALLTLEGVITALDPEFSVVSVAEPFGRRLLLERLHPGRLAESAAGYAIEYASLLSEIPSRLRSLGRILMRGKLPLELAVPDVDRVMQRLDRISGRLSFSIVLLSFSIIMAGLIVGSSLGRQPGLLSRIPALEIGFGIAAAMFFYMLVSIFRSGKK, encoded by the coding sequence ATGCTCGGCCGCCGAATCCGCCATCTGCAGCGCTACAGGGAAATCCTGCTCGCCTTCGCGCGCAACGGGTTCGGCTACTTCGTGCGGGAGCTCGGCCTCCTGAAGCTCATTCCCCACTGGAGAACGGTGGAGGAGCCCTCCCATACCGCGGCAAGAACGACCGGAGAACGAATCCGGTCTTTTTTGCAGGAGCTCGGTCCCGCCTTCGTCAAGCTCGGACAGATCGCCAGCACCCGGCATGATCTGCTCCCGGCCGACATCGTCGAGGAGCTGCGGCAGCTGCAGGACAAAGTGCCCCCCTTCTCATTCGAAGAAGCACGGAGGGTGATCGAGGAGGAGCTTGGCGCTCCTCTGGAATCCGTCTTCCTGGAATTCGGCCGCGAGCCTGTCGCCGCCGCCTCGATCGGACAAGTCCACCATGCAAGGCTGCTGTCCGGGGAGGAGGTCGCCGTCAAGATCCAGCGTCCCGGCATCCGCAAGATCGTGGACACCGATCTTGAAATCCTGCTCGATCTGGCCCGGATCGCGGAGAACCGGCTGCACTGGGCAGCCCAATACCAGGCAGCGGAGCTGGTGGAGGAGCTCGCCGCTTCGCTGGCTGCGGAGCTGGACTACACGCTGGAAGGGCGCAGCGCGGAGCGGATCGCCGCCCAATTCAAGGACAACCCGAGAGTGCGGGTGCCGGCGATATATTGGGATCTCTCCTCCAAGCGGGTCCTCACCATGGAATTCATGCGAGGCATCCAGCTGCATGACCGGGCGAGGCTGCGCCGGGAGGGCTACGAGCTGAAGGTCATCGCCGAGAGCGTCGCCGGCGTCATTCTGGAGCAGATTTTCGTCTCCGGCCTTTTTCACGCCGATCCCCACCCGGGGAACATTCTCGTCATGGAATGCCCGGAAGCCGCCCCCGGCAAGCCCGCTCCGGAGGCGGACAAGCAGAAGCCGGTCATCGGGCTGCTCGACTTCGGCATGACGGGCCGCCTGACGCCGGGAATGAAGGGGCACTTCGCCTCGCTCGTCATCGCCCTGCGGCGCCAGAGCACCGACGGCGTCATCAAGGCGATCGACGAGATGGGGCTCATTCCGGAGGATGCGGACTGGCGGGAGCTCCGCCGGGACGTGGACAAGCTCAGGGAAAAATACTACCAGGTGCCCTTCAGCGAAATCAGCCTGGGCGAGTCGGTCACGGATTTATTCCATGTTTCCTACAAGCACCGCATCCGGATGCCGTCCGATTTCATGCTGCTCGGCAAAGCCCTGCTTACGCTCGAAGGCGTCATCACCGCTCTCGATCCCGAATTCAGCGTCGTCAGCGTGGCGGAGCCGTTCGGCCGCAGGCTGCTGCTGGAGAGGCTGCATCCCGGGCGTCTGGCGGAATCCGCAGCCGGCTATGCGATCGAATACGCCTCGCTGCTGAGCGAGATTCCCTCCCGGCTGCGCAGCCTCGGCCGCATCCTCATGCGCGGCAAGTTGCCGCTGGAGCTGGCGGTACCCGACGTCGACCGGGTCATGCAGCGGCTCGACCGGATCAGCGGCAGGCTCAGCTTCAGCATCGTGCTGCTGAGCTTCAGCATCATCATGGCCGGCCTCATCGTCGGCTCCTCGCTGGGCCGCCAGCCCGGCCTGCTGTCCCGGATACCGGCCCTCGAGATCGGCTTCGGGATCGCTGCGGCCATGTTCTTCTACATGCTGGTGTCCATCTTCCGCTCCGGCAAGAAATAG
- the speB gene encoding agmatinase, producing the protein MKIDQKYSGNVFILSSENYEASRAVIYGMPMDFTVSFRPGSRFGPARIREVSIGLEEYSPYLDRSLEEIEYFDAGDLLLPFGNAARSLDIIGEFVAGILADGKMPVGLGGEHLVSWPIFQEVYKKYPDLAIIHFDAHADLRESYEGEPLSHSTPLRKAAGLMGGQNIYQFGIRSGSREEWQYARENINFHPFEVLEPLKKVLPELAGRPVYLTIDIDVLDPSAAPGTGTAEAGGITSKELLEAVHAIANSGVNVVGCDLVEVAPAYDPTEQTQIVASKVIREMLLGFIK; encoded by the coding sequence ATGAAAATCGACCAAAAATACTCCGGCAACGTCTTCATCCTCAGCTCCGAGAACTATGAAGCCTCCCGCGCCGTCATCTACGGCATGCCGATGGACTTCACCGTGAGCTTCCGCCCAGGCTCCCGCTTCGGCCCCGCCCGCATCCGCGAGGTGTCGATCGGGCTGGAAGAATACAGCCCTTACCTGGACCGCAGCCTCGAGGAGATCGAATACTTCGACGCCGGCGACCTGCTGCTTCCGTTCGGCAACGCTGCCCGCTCGCTCGACATCATCGGCGAGTTCGTGGCCGGCATTCTGGCTGACGGCAAGATGCCGGTCGGCCTCGGCGGCGAGCATCTCGTCAGCTGGCCGATCTTCCAGGAGGTCTACAAGAAATATCCGGATCTCGCGATCATCCATTTCGACGCCCATGCCGATCTGCGCGAGTCGTACGAAGGCGAGCCGCTGTCCCACTCCACGCCGCTGCGCAAGGCGGCCGGCCTGATGGGCGGCCAGAACATCTATCAGTTCGGCATCCGCTCCGGCTCCCGCGAGGAATGGCAGTATGCCCGCGAGAACATCAACTTCCATCCGTTCGAGGTGCTCGAGCCGCTGAAGAAGGTTCTGCCTGAGCTCGCTGGCCGTCCGGTCTACCTGACGATCGACATCGACGTGCTGGATCCTTCCGCCGCTCCGGGCACCGGCACTGCGGAAGCAGGCGGCATCACGAGCAAGGAGCTGCTTGAGGCGGTGCACGCCATCGCGAATTCCGGCGTCAACGTCGTCGGCTGCGACCTGGTCGAGGTAGCCCCCGCTTATGATCCGACGGAGCAGACGCAGATCGTCGCCTCCAAGGTGATCCGAGAGATGCTGCTCGGCTTCATCAAGTAA
- a CDS encoding PBP1A family penicillin-binding protein encodes MSNSLRPRRRLSRGRGNSVLPRLSALAAGRPLRLLGLLAGTAMSLGLLALSILLLSLRLQSLPASSAVQLTEIYDASGQLMDSFRAGQSRESVPLRRISPYLVQATLAIEDHRFYKHGGFDVKGMARAAAVNLESGRARQGASTITQQLARNLYLTHERTWKRKLKEAMYTAQLEMNYSKDEILGMYLNQIYYGHGAYGIGKAARMYFGKSAAELTLAESAMLAGVPKGPKYYSPYMDMDNAVRRQRLILKAMQDGGDITAEQAAAARAQQLALRPLEPAGTGGAAPYFRDYVRQTAVDQLGLDEHLISEGGVRIYTTLDPAAQKAAEQAIRASIPGSSQQQAALVAIDPRTGYIKAMVGGLDYRSGPFNRALARRQPGSSFKPVLYLAALQSGLTAVTPFTSAPTVFAYDEGRKSYAPRNYNDRYAGGPISMRDAIASSDNTYAVNTIMQVGADKVIAAARALGLSSPMQPVPSLALGTFPVSPLEMASAFGTLAAGGLRAEPVSILRIEDSKGETLYEAHPRLSRAAAAPYAYVLTSLMESVFETGGTGSRVSGMIRRPVAGKTGTTASDAWLVGYTPELATAVWTGYDKNRRLTYSEAHRAAPIFASFTEKALEGVTPKPFIVPDGVVSVAVDPATGLKAAAGCSGWRMELFVSGTEPRGFCREAAPSGSDGLPKPEPQGQPAAKGWLEGIRRWWRR; translated from the coding sequence ATGAGCAATTCCCTCCGTCCCAGACGAAGGCTCTCACGCGGCCGCGGCAATTCCGTCCTCCCCCGCCTCTCCGCCCTGGCGGCCGGGCGGCCGCTCCGGCTGCTCGGGCTGCTGGCCGGCACCGCGATGTCCCTGGGACTGCTTGCGCTCAGCATCCTTCTGCTGTCGCTGCGCCTTCAATCGCTGCCCGCCTCCTCGGCTGTCCAGCTGACCGAAATCTACGACGCCTCCGGCCAGCTGATGGACTCGTTCCGCGCCGGCCAAAGCCGCGAATCCGTGCCGCTGCGGCGGATATCCCCCTATCTCGTCCAGGCGACGCTCGCGATCGAGGACCATCGCTTCTACAAGCATGGCGGCTTCGACGTGAAGGGCATGGCGCGGGCGGCCGCCGTGAACCTGGAGAGCGGCCGGGCGCGCCAAGGCGCCAGCACGATCACGCAGCAGCTGGCCCGCAACCTCTATCTGACGCATGAGCGGACCTGGAAGCGCAAGCTCAAGGAAGCGATGTACACCGCCCAGCTGGAGATGAACTATTCCAAGGACGAGATTCTCGGCATGTACTTGAACCAGATCTATTACGGGCACGGCGCCTACGGAATCGGAAAGGCGGCGAGGATGTACTTCGGCAAAAGCGCCGCCGAGCTGACGCTGGCGGAAAGCGCGATGCTCGCAGGCGTCCCTAAGGGCCCGAAATATTACTCGCCCTATATGGACATGGACAACGCCGTCCGCAGACAGCGCCTGATTCTGAAAGCGATGCAGGACGGCGGCGACATCACGGCGGAGCAAGCCGCGGCAGCCCGCGCGCAGCAGCTCGCGCTTCGTCCGCTGGAGCCGGCCGGAACGGGCGGCGCGGCGCCCTACTTCCGCGATTACGTCCGCCAGACGGCCGTCGACCAGCTCGGCTTGGACGAGCATCTCATCAGCGAAGGCGGCGTCCGCATCTACACGACGCTGGATCCCGCGGCGCAGAAGGCGGCGGAGCAGGCGATCCGCGCCTCCATCCCGGGCAGCTCGCAGCAGCAGGCCGCTCTCGTCGCCATCGATCCCCGGACCGGCTATATCAAAGCGATGGTCGGAGGGCTCGATTACCGGAGCGGTCCGTTCAACCGGGCTCTCGCCAGACGGCAGCCCGGCTCGTCGTTCAAGCCGGTGCTCTATCTCGCCGCGCTGCAGAGCGGGCTGACCGCCGTGACGCCGTTCACCAGCGCTCCGACCGTCTTCGCTTACGACGAGGGACGCAAAAGCTATGCTCCCCGCAACTACAACGACCGTTACGCGGGCGGGCCGATCTCGATGCGCGACGCCATCGCCAGCTCCGACAACACCTACGCGGTCAACACGATCATGCAGGTAGGCGCGGACAAGGTGATTGCCGCCGCCAGAGCTCTCGGCCTCAGCTCTCCGATGCAGCCGGTTCCCTCGCTCGCGCTCGGCACCTTTCCCGTCAGCCCGCTGGAGATGGCGTCCGCCTTCGGCACGCTGGCAGCGGGCGGCCTCCGCGCCGAGCCGGTGTCGATCCTGCGCATCGAGGACAGCAAGGGCGAAACTCTCTATGAGGCGCATCCCCGCCTCTCGAGAGCGGCAGCCGCTCCTTACGCCTATGTGCTGACCAGCCTCATGGAGAGCGTGTTCGAGACCGGAGGCACCGGCAGCCGCGTCTCGGGCATGATCCGCCGGCCGGTCGCCGGCAAGACCGGCACGACCGCAAGCGATGCCTGGCTCGTCGGTTATACGCCGGAGCTGGCTACCGCCGTATGGACCGGCTATGACAAAAACCGCCGCCTCACCTATTCCGAAGCCCATCGCGCCGCGCCCATCTTCGCCTCCTTCACGGAAAAGGCGCTCGAGGGCGTGACGCCGAAGCCGTTCATCGTTCCCGACGGGGTCGTCAGCGTCGCCGTCGATCCCGCGACCGGCTTGAAGGCCGCCGCCGGCTGCTCCGGATGGAGGATGGAGCTGTTCGTCTCGGGCACGGAGCCGCGGGGATTCTGCCGGGAAGCAGCTCCGTCCGGCAGCGATGGCCTCCCGAAGCCGGAGCCCCAGGGGCAGCCCGCTGCCAAAGGGTGGCTGGAAGGCATCCGCCGCTGGTGGCGCCGATGA
- the speE gene encoding polyamine aminopropyltransferase — MELWYTEKQTETYGITAKIKETYVNEQTDFQQLAMIETDEFGTMLVLDGMVMTTDKDEFVYHEMVAHPALNTHPNPEQVLVVGGGDGGVVREILKHEKVKRVVLVDIDGKVIEYSKKYLPNIASGLDDARVEVHVNDGFMHIHDHKNEYDVIMVDSTEPVGPAANLFTRGFYQGIYEALKDDGLFVAQTDNPWFKADLIQSVNRDVKEVFPVVRVFWANVPTYPSGLWTFTMGSKKHDPLAVDETAIPKRETKYYTPRLHKAAFVLPKFVEDLVK, encoded by the coding sequence ATGGAATTGTGGTATACCGAGAAACAAACCGAAACCTACGGCATCACGGCCAAAATCAAAGAAACCTACGTCAACGAGCAGACGGACTTCCAGCAGCTCGCCATGATCGAGACCGATGAGTTCGGCACGATGCTCGTCCTCGACGGCATGGTCATGACGACGGACAAGGACGAGTTCGTCTACCATGAGATGGTCGCCCACCCGGCCCTCAACACGCATCCGAATCCGGAGCAGGTGCTCGTAGTCGGCGGCGGGGACGGCGGCGTCGTGCGCGAGATCCTCAAGCATGAGAAGGTCAAGCGCGTCGTGCTCGTCGACATCGACGGCAAGGTCATTGAATACTCCAAGAAGTATTTGCCGAACATCGCATCCGGACTGGACGACGCCCGCGTCGAGGTCCATGTGAACGACGGCTTCATGCATATCCACGACCATAAGAACGAGTACGACGTCATCATGGTCGACTCCACCGAGCCGGTCGGCCCTGCGGCCAACCTGTTCACGCGCGGCTTCTACCAAGGCATCTACGAGGCGCTGAAGGACGACGGCCTGTTCGTCGCCCAGACGGACAACCCTTGGTTCAAGGCCGACCTCATCCAGAGCGTCAACCGCGACGTCAAGGAAGTATTCCCGGTCGTGCGCGTCTTCTGGGCCAACGTCCCGACCTATCCGAGCGGCCTGTGGACCTTCACGATGGGCTCCAAGAAGCATGATCCGCTCGCCGTGGACGAGACCGCCATTCCGAAGCGCGAGACGAAGTACTACACGCCGCGCCTGCACAAGGCCGCGTTCGTGCTGCCGAAGTTCGTCGAGGATCTGGTGAAATAA